A genomic window from Pelotomaculum isophthalicicum JI includes:
- a CDS encoding flagellar hook-basal body complex protein, with translation MIRSLFSGASGMKNHQIRMDVIGNNVANVNTTGFKGSRTNFQDILYQTVRYPSAGVDNIGGINPSQVGLGVMVSSITNNTGQGGLQNTGRSLDLAVNGNGWYVLSTNGEAVAGTGEINERYSREGIFYIDNVGNIVNSSGYNLCDVGGNPIQLDIASSGVATINISKDGWISYTLLDGTKNDNAFQIGLAMFPNQDGLERDGLNMYKISPTSGNAVEVFGAPGGTTGGYGTINSGFLEMSNVDLTDEFVNMITTQRGYQANARTVTTSDQILEELLNIKR, from the coding sequence ATGATTAGATCTCTTTTTTCCGGCGCTTCGGGTATGAAAAACCACCAGATCAGAATGGATGTTATCGGCAACAATGTCGCCAATGTCAACACAACCGGCTTTAAAGGCAGCAGGACTAATTTCCAGGATATTCTTTACCAGACGGTACGTTATCCCAGTGCCGGCGTTGATAACATAGGTGGAATCAACCCGTCTCAAGTCGGTCTGGGCGTGATGGTTTCCAGCATCACCAACAATACCGGCCAGGGTGGTTTGCAGAATACCGGCCGCTCACTGGACCTTGCCGTCAACGGTAACGGCTGGTATGTATTGTCGACTAACGGAGAAGCTGTGGCGGGAACTGGTGAAATTAATGAAAGGTATTCCAGAGAGGGGATATTCTATATTGATAATGTAGGTAATATCGTTAATTCAAGCGGCTACAACCTTTGCGATGTTGGGGGTAATCCTATCCAGCTTGATATCGCCTCAAGCGGGGTTGCGACTATAAATATTTCGAAAGACGGGTGGATTTCTTACACTCTATTGGATGGTACAAAAAATGACAATGCTTTTCAGATAGGCCTGGCCATGTTTCCCAACCAGGATGGCCTGGAGCGCGATGGACTGAATATGTATAAAATTTCGCCAACCAGCGGTAATGCTGTTGAAGTGTTCGGAGCTCCGGGCGGCACTACAGGCGGATATGGCACGATCAACTCCGGTTTCCTGGAAATGTCCAACGTGGATTTAACAGACGAATTCGTTAACATGATTACCACTCAGCGCGGTTACCAGGCTAATGCCAGGACGGTTACTACTTCCGACCAGATTTTGGAGGAATTGTTAAATATCAAACGGTAG
- a CDS encoding flagellar basal body-associated FliL family protein — translation MPKDSEKPQGKGTKKDKPKKKKILLILLIVLVVLAGSAAGWYFFFKSPAGDSAVAKKASSVEETKAPEKNTKAKEVQNEKLDLGEVVVNLSGDGGGHYLRVKVVIEYPKDNKDLAKELKDKQHQVMDTLISTLRTKTLTDVTSTGSVENLKKSLLKEINNNLKTGDIAGIFFTDFLVQ, via the coding sequence GTGCCAAAGGACAGTGAAAAACCTCAGGGAAAAGGAACGAAAAAAGATAAGCCTAAAAAGAAAAAAATACTACTGATTTTGCTTATAGTCCTGGTGGTTTTAGCCGGTTCTGCGGCCGGCTGGTATTTCTTTTTTAAAAGTCCGGCCGGGGATAGCGCGGTGGCAAAGAAGGCCAGTAGTGTAGAAGAAACGAAAGCGCCTGAAAAAAATACAAAAGCAAAAGAAGTACAAAATGAAAAGCTGGATCTGGGCGAGGTGGTGGTGAATCTTTCCGGTGACGGGGGAGGACACTACCTCAGGGTGAAGGTTGTTATAGAGTATCCTAAGGATAATAAAGATCTGGCCAAGGAATTAAAAGACAAGCAGCATCAAGTAATGGATACTTTGATTTCCACTTTGCGCACTAAAACGCTTACTGACGTCACTTCCACCGGTTCGGTAGAGAATCTTAAAAAAAGCTTGCTTAAAGAAATCAATAATAATTTGAAAACCGGAGATATTGCCGGGATATTCTTCACGGATTTTCTGGTCCAGTAG
- a CDS encoding FliM/FliN family flagellar motor switch protein, with translation MTEEEIRSLLGGPRKGEVEIRKVQFPSLKPAAEMENLKTGLFHLDDVYIEISVELGQGELKLGELLSLEEGSVLRLDKAVGESVEVNINQQRFAKGEVIVVNDVFNVRINAINKTQNLKLSEGLL, from the coding sequence ATGACCGAAGAGGAAATCAGGTCTCTTCTAGGCGGCCCGCGAAAAGGCGAGGTTGAAATTAGAAAAGTACAATTTCCTTCATTAAAACCGGCTGCAGAAATGGAAAACCTGAAAACAGGCCTGTTTCACCTTGATGATGTTTACATTGAGATAAGCGTTGAGCTTGGCCAAGGAGAGCTTAAGCTGGGGGAATTACTGAGCCTGGAGGAAGGTTCTGTGCTAAGACTTGATAAAGCTGTGGGTGAATCGGTTGAAGTGAATATTAACCAGCAAAGGTTTGCCAAAGGAGAAGTTATAGTAGTTAATGATGTGTTTAACGTCCGGATTAATGCCATCAACAAGACGCAAAATCTAAAATTGTCGGAAGGCTTGCTATGA
- a CDS encoding flagellar biosynthetic protein FliO — protein MSNDLIWAAVRVLVALPLVLLMAYLVLKYGLAKRYAATPGKNRMKLVEQLPLGPKTVLSLVGLGEKYYLLAHQDNSIQLIKELDELPLQEKIVVEEVMELTPRAIKEIDQNRGTGKTGETGPIPGRLKKGKYIFKAGLVALDKLRSQVASHSGANMKHGNKPDR, from the coding sequence ATGAGCAATGATTTAATCTGGGCTGCGGTACGTGTTCTGGTTGCTTTACCGCTTGTTCTTTTGATGGCTTACCTGGTATTGAAGTACGGCCTAGCTAAGCGATATGCGGCAACACCGGGCAAAAACCGGATGAAGCTGGTTGAGCAGCTTCCCCTGGGGCCTAAAACGGTCTTAAGTCTGGTTGGCTTGGGTGAGAAATATTACTTGCTGGCCCACCAGGACAACTCTATTCAATTAATTAAGGAACTGGATGAGTTGCCTTTACAGGAAAAGATAGTGGTAGAAGAGGTTATGGAGTTGACCCCCCGGGCCATAAAAGAAATCGATCAGAACCGGGGAACCGGTAAAACCGGGGAAACAGGGCCAATTCCCGGCCGCTTAAAAAAGGGGAAATATATTTTTAAGGCTGGTCTGGTTGCTTTGGACAAGCTGCGTTCACAAGTTGCTTCTCACAGTGGAGCCAACATGAAACATGGAAACAAACCTGATAGGTAA
- the fliP gene encoding flagellar type III secretion system pore protein FliP (The bacterial flagellar biogenesis protein FliP forms a type III secretion system (T3SS)-type pore required for flagellar assembly.): MKSLKAKLTVLLLLLAVIFLLTTEAAAAPLPAVDLNVHPSDSPEQVVDTVKLLVLLTLLSLAPAFLVMMTSFTRIVIVLSLLRTALGVPLIPSNQVIVGLALFLTAFIMAPTYKQINEEALQPYLNNQVGQQEAQNLAARPLQSFMIRQTREKDLGLFVNLAKMEKPEKPEDVPLYVVIPAFVISELKTAFEIGFLLFIPFLVIDMVVASILMAMGMFMLPPVMIALPFKLLLFVMVDGWSLVVKSLVESFR; encoded by the coding sequence GTGAAAAGTTTGAAGGCTAAGCTCACGGTCCTTCTTTTACTATTAGCGGTAATATTTTTATTGACCACGGAAGCGGCGGCCGCGCCGCTTCCGGCTGTTGACCTGAACGTTCATCCTTCTGACAGCCCGGAGCAGGTGGTAGACACTGTTAAACTGCTTGTCCTGTTGACTCTATTATCACTGGCGCCTGCTTTCCTGGTGATGATGACTTCTTTTACCAGGATCGTGATTGTTCTTTCACTGTTGCGCACAGCCCTGGGAGTGCCATTGATCCCAAGCAATCAGGTTATAGTAGGTCTTGCTTTGTTTCTAACAGCTTTTATTATGGCGCCAACCTACAAACAGATCAATGAGGAGGCGCTGCAACCATACTTGAATAATCAGGTCGGGCAGCAAGAAGCGCAGAACCTGGCGGCTAGGCCTCTGCAGAGCTTTATGATCAGGCAGACCAGGGAAAAAGACCTGGGGCTGTTTGTAAATCTGGCGAAAATGGAAAAGCCGGAGAAACCGGAAGATGTGCCTTTATATGTGGTGATACCTGCATTTGTTATCAGCGAATTGAAAACGGCCTTTGAAATCGGGTTTTTGCTTTTTATACCTTTCCTGGTTATTGATATGGTTGTGGCCAGCATCCTGATGGCAATGGGTATGTTTATGCTTCCACCGGTGATGATTGCGTTGCCTTTTAAGCTGCTTCTCTTTGTAATGGTAGACGGCTGGTCGCTGGTTGTTAAATCCCTGGTGGAGAGCTTCCGGTGA
- the fliQ gene encoding flagellar biosynthesis protein FliQ — MSQTFVVHLAREALFMVLLLAGPSMAVALLIGLLISVLQATTQIQDQMLNMVPKIVGMFLTLLLLGSWMLKSVINYTTNLFNQIPNLLH; from the coding sequence TTGAGCCAAACTTTTGTGGTTCACTTGGCGCGTGAAGCTTTGTTCATGGTATTGCTCCTCGCGGGACCTTCTATGGCTGTCGCGCTTTTAATCGGACTGCTGATTAGTGTTCTCCAGGCCACCACCCAGATCCAGGACCAAATGTTGAATATGGTGCCGAAGATCGTGGGGATGTTCTTAACTTTGCTGTTGCTGGGTTCATGGATGCTTAAAAGCGTGATCAATTACACAACCAACCTCTTTAACCAGATACCTAATTTACTACATTAG
- the fliR gene encoding flagellar biosynthetic protein FliR yields MPDISQVMAFFLVFLRAAAFMISGPLFGFRGIPPLFKVGFSLALAVVLFPTAAANLATLPGGVWGFGLAVISEIGVGLMLGTTVTIILNSIRMAGQMIDMQIGYSMASLVDPMNGSQNTLLAQYLYLLSLILFLMLDGHYTLIMGLAKSYQLVPLSAAALNGSVPLVLIKTFSGAFTIALQVSAPVLAVLLVSDLALGFLSRTTPQINVFLTGFLVKIVVGILTLSFLIPLLGTVFHSLINMIERDLYSLMRALI; encoded by the coding sequence TTGCCCGACATAAGCCAGGTTATGGCCTTCTTCTTGGTGTTTTTAAGGGCTGCAGCCTTCATGATTTCCGGACCGCTTTTTGGTTTCAGGGGTATTCCTCCGCTTTTTAAAGTCGGGTTTTCCCTGGCGTTGGCTGTTGTTCTTTTCCCTACAGCCGCCGCCAACCTGGCGACACTACCCGGAGGAGTCTGGGGATTTGGGCTGGCGGTGATCAGTGAAATTGGCGTCGGCTTGATGTTAGGCACTACGGTTACAATTATTCTTAACAGTATCCGGATGGCCGGACAGATGATTGATATGCAGATAGGTTATTCGATGGCTTCTTTGGTTGACCCGATGAACGGATCGCAAAACACGCTGTTAGCCCAGTATCTGTACCTGCTGTCATTGATTCTCTTCCTTATGCTAGACGGCCATTATACCTTGATTATGGGCCTGGCAAAAAGCTACCAGCTTGTGCCGTTAAGCGCGGCAGCCCTTAACGGCAGCGTGCCGCTTGTGCTGATCAAAACATTTTCCGGAGCGTTTACCATCGCGTTACAGGTAAGTGCGCCCGTTTTAGCTGTATTGCTGGTGAGTGACCTGGCACTTGGCTTTTTATCACGTACCACACCTCAGATTAATGTTTTCCTTACCGGTTTTCTTGTTAAAATAGTGGTCGGTATATTGACCTTGAGCTTTTTAATCCCTCTGCTCGGGACTGTCTTTCATTCATTGATTAACATGATCGAAAGAGATTTATATTCACTGATGAGAGCGTTGATATAA
- the flhB gene encoding flagellar biosynthesis protein FlhB has product MAGSAQEKTEQATPKRLEEARRKGQVAKSADLTGALCLLAIVVLLFAIKDTFFLELQRYLTGYFSEVGRHYGSNYNPLLSIRDAVMFFMKVLAPFFGVALLVVIASNVAQVGFLFSSEALRPNLDTLNPLSGLQRMFSRRSLVELVKSVLKFSIIGGITYLLIRKNLDSLLVLFNCSPWGIYQVIVGFIIKVAFYAGLCYLVLSLFDYLYQRWEYNKNLMMSKQEVKDEFKQMEGDQQIKSKRREVHRNISMNRIAKEVPQATVVVTNPTRLAVALRYEQGEMAAPRLVAKGAGHFASRIKEIARDNGVPVIENKEVAQFIYKNVDIDQEIPLEIYQAVAQILAMVYRLKAKENYRSY; this is encoded by the coding sequence ATGGCCGGCAGCGCACAAGAAAAAACAGAACAGGCGACACCCAAGCGTTTAGAGGAGGCGCGGCGAAAGGGGCAGGTGGCCAAAAGCGCTGATTTGACCGGTGCTTTGTGTCTGTTGGCGATAGTTGTTTTGCTATTTGCCATAAAAGACACCTTTTTTCTGGAGCTGCAACGTTATTTGACCGGCTATTTCAGTGAGGTCGGCCGTCATTACGGTTCGAATTACAACCCGCTGCTGTCGATTAGAGATGCCGTGATGTTTTTCATGAAAGTGCTCGCTCCTTTTTTTGGTGTGGCTTTGCTGGTAGTTATAGCCTCCAACGTGGCTCAAGTTGGTTTCCTTTTTTCCAGCGAGGCGTTGCGGCCCAACCTGGATACGTTAAATCCACTGTCGGGCTTGCAACGTATGTTTTCCCGCCGCAGCCTGGTTGAGTTAGTCAAGTCGGTTTTAAAGTTTTCCATTATCGGAGGGATCACATATCTATTAATTAGAAAAAATCTGGATAGCCTTCTTGTGCTGTTCAACTGCTCACCATGGGGTATTTACCAGGTTATCGTCGGTTTTATTATTAAGGTTGCCTTCTATGCCGGACTTTGTTACCTGGTTTTATCGCTGTTTGATTATCTTTACCAACGATGGGAATACAATAAAAACCTGATGATGAGCAAGCAAGAGGTGAAAGATGAATTCAAGCAGATGGAAGGCGACCAGCAGATTAAGTCCAAACGGCGGGAGGTCCACCGCAATATTTCGATGAACCGGATTGCCAAGGAAGTGCCCCAAGCCACTGTGGTAGTAACCAACCCTACCCGCCTGGCGGTTGCCCTGCGCTACGAACAGGGCGAGATGGCGGCGCCGCGTCTGGTGGCTAAAGGCGCCGGGCATTTTGCCTCGCGGATCAAAGAAATTGCCCGGGATAATGGTGTCCCGGTCATTGAGAATAAAGAAGTGGCGCAGTTTATTTATAAGAATGTTGATATTGACCAGGAAATACCCCTGGAAATTTACCAGGCGGTAGCGCAAATCCTGGCCATGGTTTACCGGCTGAAGGCTAAAGAAAACTATCGTTCTTATTAA
- the flhA gene encoding flagellar biosynthesis protein FlhA: protein MASPTPLPVTARAYIKKSSDLIIAGLIVGIILLIIIPLKPGFLDILLTLSMTMGLVILLITMFTIEPLQFSVFPSLLLVTTLYRLALNISSTRLILGSAAAGKVIAAFGEFVVGGSYVVGMVVFIIITVIQFVVITNGAGRVAEVAARFTLDAMPGKQMSIDAEFNAGMINEVEARDRRKRLQREADFFGAMDGASKFVRGDAIAGIIIIIINILGGLIIGMVQKNMSFLQALQTYTLLTIGEGLVAQIPALLISTATGILVTRSTSDTSFGKDLSSQFLNFPKVLIVATFILFVIGLIPAMPNILFLSLAGVTGYLAYNMIRAEKKKTTAKREQVARESREQKKEPENVSTFFQVDTLEIEIGYNLILLTDEGQGGDLLHRLAAVRRQCAGEMGIYVRPIRIRDNLQLNPNAYSFKLRGIEIAAGELMPGQFLAMDPLGQELNVKGTPTTEPTFGLPAWWVSAEDRDQVEMNGFTVVDCATVLVTHLTEVVKRHAHELLGRQEVKELLDVVKEKNSVVVEELVPDLMTMGEVQKILQNLLKERVPIRDLAGILEALADGARISKDPDYLTECTRQALSRTICSQYTGTDSSKIAVVTLHPRLEQSVADSIEQTQMGSYPVLEPQVARQVLNKLKETVDNLTLRGFPPVVLCSSKVRLPFRRLTERFLPNLAVLSMNEIAPNVEVEAIGTVTLD from the coding sequence ATGGCTTCTCCAACTCCCCTGCCCGTAACGGCCAGAGCATATATAAAGAAGAGCAGCGACTTGATTATCGCCGGGCTGATCGTCGGGATCATCCTGTTGATTATCATTCCGCTGAAACCGGGTTTTCTTGATATCTTGCTCACTTTAAGCATGACTATGGGGCTGGTGATCCTATTAATCACTATGTTTACTATTGAGCCTCTGCAGTTTTCCGTTTTTCCCTCGCTCTTGCTGGTGACTACTCTTTACCGTTTGGCGCTGAATATTTCATCCACCCGCTTAATTTTAGGGAGCGCCGCGGCCGGTAAGGTGATCGCGGCTTTTGGAGAGTTTGTGGTCGGCGGCAGCTACGTGGTGGGAATGGTTGTATTTATTATTATCACTGTTATCCAGTTTGTGGTGATCACCAACGGCGCCGGCAGGGTGGCGGAAGTTGCCGCGCGTTTTACCCTGGATGCCATGCCGGGCAAGCAAATGAGCATTGACGCTGAGTTTAACGCGGGTATGATTAACGAGGTTGAGGCGCGGGATAGGCGGAAGCGTCTGCAGCGTGAGGCGGATTTCTTCGGGGCGATGGACGGGGCCAGCAAGTTCGTCCGCGGTGACGCTATTGCCGGTATTATTATCATTATTATTAACATTTTAGGCGGCCTGATTATCGGCATGGTGCAAAAGAACATGTCCTTTCTTCAAGCGCTGCAGACTTATACGTTACTGACAATCGGTGAGGGTTTGGTTGCCCAGATACCGGCGCTTCTTATCTCAACCGCGACTGGCATTCTGGTCACCAGGTCCACTTCCGACACCAGCTTTGGTAAAGATCTGTCAAGTCAGTTTTTAAATTTTCCAAAAGTGTTGATAGTTGCTACTTTTATCCTATTCGTGATCGGCCTTATTCCGGCCATGCCCAATATACTGTTTCTATCCCTGGCTGGGGTTACAGGATATCTGGCTTACAATATGATCCGGGCGGAGAAGAAAAAAACAACGGCGAAGCGGGAACAGGTTGCACGGGAAAGCCGAGAACAAAAGAAAGAGCCGGAAAATGTTTCTACTTTCTTTCAAGTCGATACCTTGGAAATTGAAATTGGGTATAACCTGATCTTGTTGACTGATGAAGGACAGGGTGGTGACTTGCTGCACCGTTTGGCGGCTGTCCGGCGCCAGTGTGCCGGAGAAATGGGGATTTATGTCCGCCCGATCCGGATCAGGGACAACCTGCAGCTTAACCCAAACGCTTATTCTTTTAAGTTGCGCGGTATTGAAATAGCCGCTGGCGAGTTGATGCCGGGGCAGTTCCTGGCCATGGACCCGCTTGGGCAGGAGTTGAATGTCAAGGGGACACCTACCACTGAGCCGACTTTTGGACTGCCGGCCTGGTGGGTGTCTGCCGAAGACCGAGACCAGGTGGAAATGAACGGGTTTACTGTTGTTGACTGTGCCACTGTTTTGGTTACCCATCTCACTGAAGTTGTCAAGAGGCACGCGCACGAACTGTTAGGCAGGCAGGAAGTTAAAGAATTGCTGGATGTCGTGAAAGAAAAGAATTCGGTTGTTGTTGAGGAACTGGTCCCTGACTTGATGACCATGGGTGAAGTGCAAAAAATCTTGCAAAATCTCCTGAAAGAAAGAGTGCCGATAAGAGACCTGGCCGGTATTCTGGAGGCGTTGGCAGACGGCGCCAGGATTAGCAAGGACCCTGACTACCTGACGGAATGTACGCGTCAGGCCTTGTCCAGGACCATTTGCAGCCAGTATACGGGGACGGACTCATCAAAAATTGCGGTAGTCACTTTGCATCCCAGGTTGGAACAGTCTGTCGCCGACTCTATTGAACAGACTCAAATGGGTTCTTATCCTGTTTTGGAACCGCAAGTTGCCAGGCAAGTGTTAAATAAGTTGAAGGAAACAGTGGATAACCTCACCCTGCGCGGGTTTCCTCCGGTGGTTCTTTGTTCATCAAAGGTACGCCTGCCGTTTCGCAGGTTGACGGAAAGGTTTCTGCCGAACCTTGCCGTGCTGTCAATGAATGAAATCGCTCCGAATGTAGAAGTTGAGGCTATAGGGACGGTGACGTTAGATTGA
- the flhF gene encoding flagellar biosynthesis protein FlhF → MKIKRYVVREMQEAIRLIKQDLGPDAVIVSSYKVPAKGIAGFFMPRLLEVTAALDEPHEINFRLKRAPVQLAATAGNSANSQSSPAVALPLKQQGHGERTLYLTSGRYGARRPDNPADSQLAEGPGPVGREVRQGVERRSLFEMIVNKEMEAGQGGDPVFNWRRALIKMDVDENIVERLLSDLNSELSQSGSEFENVYLNIKRQVIRLLEPAYIPTEKTRVLTFVGPTGVGKTTTLAKLATKLSLNENKKIALVAIQTYRLGAMEQLQAYGDFLGIPVEVVMTPAELARVLENHSDKDFVLVDTAGRSARNNGQLLELKSFLDAVGEPQDIFLVLSLTTKNRDLNKIAFEFQKIKCSKIIFTKLDETETYGSILNLVSAYGMPVAYLADGQGIPDCISEAKPRSIAELLFRGVDPDEVMAT, encoded by the coding sequence TTGAAAATTAAGCGTTATGTAGTCAGGGAAATGCAGGAGGCTATCAGGCTGATAAAGCAGGATCTGGGTCCGGATGCGGTGATTGTCAGCAGTTACAAGGTGCCTGCCAAAGGTATTGCGGGATTTTTTATGCCCAGGTTGCTCGAAGTAACTGCCGCCCTGGATGAGCCCCATGAGATTAATTTTAGATTGAAAAGAGCCCCGGTGCAACTGGCCGCGACAGCCGGCAATAGTGCAAACAGTCAAAGTAGCCCGGCGGTTGCGTTGCCCTTAAAGCAGCAAGGACATGGTGAACGTACTCTCTACCTTACCAGTGGCAGATACGGCGCAAGGAGACCGGACAATCCGGCGGACAGCCAGCTGGCGGAAGGTCCAGGCCCAGTGGGGCGGGAGGTCCGGCAAGGCGTGGAAAGGAGAAGCCTCTTCGAAATGATTGTCAATAAAGAAATGGAAGCAGGCCAGGGTGGAGATCCCGTATTCAATTGGAGAAGAGCGCTGATAAAAATGGATGTGGATGAAAATATAGTCGAGAGACTGTTGTCGGACCTCAACAGTGAATTAAGCCAGTCCGGTAGTGAATTTGAGAATGTCTATCTGAATATCAAGAGGCAAGTCATCCGCCTGTTGGAGCCGGCTTATATTCCAACAGAAAAAACCAGGGTGTTGACCTTCGTTGGGCCTACCGGGGTGGGAAAGACAACCACACTAGCGAAATTGGCGACTAAATTAAGCCTTAATGAGAATAAGAAGATTGCCCTGGTCGCGATTCAAACATACCGGCTGGGAGCTATGGAACAACTACAGGCTTATGGGGATTTTCTGGGCATTCCGGTTGAGGTGGTAATGACTCCGGCTGAATTGGCTAGAGTGTTGGAAAACCACTCCGATAAAGACTTTGTACTCGTTGATACTGCCGGCCGCTCGGCGCGAAATAACGGGCAGTTGCTGGAACTCAAAAGTTTTCTTGACGCTGTCGGGGAACCACAGGATATTTTTTTGGTTTTAAGTCTGACCACGAAAAATAGAGATTTAAACAAAATTGCTTTTGAATTTCAAAAAATAAAATGCTCAAAAATAATTTTTACTAAACTTGATGAAACCGAGACCTATGGCTCTATTTTGAATTTAGTAAGTGCTTACGGTATGCCTGTGGCTTATCTGGCGGACGGCCAGGGCATACCGGACTGTATTAGCGAAGCAAAGCCCAGGAGTATAGCAGAATTACTATTCAGGGGAGTTGACCCGGATGAAGTTATGGCCACCTAA
- a CDS encoding MinD/ParA family protein, whose product MKLWPPKAGRIYRGSIVKSENTPSGPRAIAVASGKGGVGKTSLSVNLALCMAKMGLNVTLLDADLGLANAEVMLGLVPRFSLYEVLYGDKTIEEITVQGPFGINVISGGSGCLEMANLDHNRRQWLLKMFDRFNCRDDVLIIDNGAGINKNVLGFLAAAGEVIIVVTPDPTSLTDAYALIKVLANYKVHSEVYLVVNRASGKQEAIHTLNKIQTVAGRFLEIKINNLGWIPEDRVVAQAIRKQQPFFITSPSSTASRSVAGMAELLTGVAPSPAVSGGFWGKLMGLFG is encoded by the coding sequence ATGAAGTTATGGCCACCTAAGGCGGGCCGAATTTACCGGGGTTCAATAGTAAAAAGCGAAAACACGCCTTCTGGCCCCAGAGCAATCGCTGTGGCTAGCGGGAAAGGCGGAGTCGGCAAGACGAGCCTGTCGGTAAACCTGGCGCTATGCATGGCTAAGATGGGTCTCAATGTTACCCTGCTTGACGCGGATCTCGGTCTGGCCAACGCAGAGGTCATGCTTGGGCTGGTTCCCCGCTTTAGCTTGTACGAGGTGCTCTATGGAGATAAAACTATTGAGGAAATTACTGTACAGGGTCCGTTTGGGATAAATGTGATATCCGGCGGTTCCGGTTGTCTGGAGATGGCCAATTTGGACCACAACAGGCGGCAGTGGCTTTTAAAAATGTTCGACCGGTTCAACTGTCGTGACGATGTGCTTATTATTGATAATGGCGCGGGTATCAATAAGAACGTGCTTGGTTTCTTAGCGGCAGCCGGGGAAGTGATCATAGTGGTTACACCCGATCCGACTTCGTTGACTGACGCTTATGCGCTAATAAAAGTGCTTGCCAATTATAAAGTGCATTCGGAAGTATATCTCGTGGTTAACCGCGCCTCCGGCAAGCAGGAGGCAATACATACGTTAAACAAGATACAAACAGTTGCCGGCCGGTTTTTAGAAATAAAGATCAACAACCTAGGTTGGATCCCTGAAGACAGGGTGGTCGCTCAGGCAATAAGAAAGCAGCAACCTTTCTTTATAACCAGCCCCTCTTCAACGGCTTCCCGGAGCGTTGCCGGGATGGCGGAATTATTAACGGGAGTTGCTCCTTCTCCCGCGGTTAGTGGGGGGTTCTGGGGCAAGTTGATGGGGTTATTTGGTTAG
- a CDS encoding flagellar brake protein yields MQNWIRINQNIRVARLDSDDDWYASSVQDINEREFCISVPLKESRPLVLSKGEQVKVSFIADMTRYEFITKTRGRRYDNIPLFVLAMPKEYTRVQLRDFVRVPITLEVDYARIPIGGKEPVFLKADSIDLSGGGIRLLINNDLAAETRIIIKFTIPLKTGPQEIEVVGRVVRIWADERTRLRQAAIQFVKINRKQEDLITRFLFNIMSEQRRLR; encoded by the coding sequence GTGCAAAATTGGATTAGGATCAACCAGAACATCCGGGTTGCCCGTCTTGATAGCGATGATGACTGGTATGCTTCCAGTGTGCAGGATATTAACGAACGTGAGTTTTGTATTTCAGTTCCGTTGAAGGAATCGAGGCCGCTGGTTTTAAGTAAAGGAGAACAGGTAAAAGTATCATTTATCGCTGACATGACACGGTATGAGTTTATCACAAAAACGCGCGGACGGCGGTACGATAACATCCCGTTGTTCGTGCTGGCCATGCCGAAAGAGTACACTCGCGTTCAGCTAAGAGATTTTGTCAGGGTTCCCATAACTTTGGAAGTAGATTATGCCAGGATTCCCATTGGAGGCAAAGAACCTGTCTTTTTGAAGGCAGATAGTATTGATTTAAGCGGCGGCGGGATCAGGTTATTGATTAATAATGATTTGGCCGCGGAAACGCGTATAATTATCAAGTTTACAATTCCATTAAAGACAGGACCCCAAGAGATAGAAGTCGTTGGCAGGGTTGTAAGGATCTGGGCCGACGAGCGTACAAGATTGCGCCAAGCCGCTATCCAATTTGTGAAAATAAACCGCAAACAAGAGGATTTAATTACCCGCTTTTTATTTAATATAATGTCTGAACAAAGGCGGCTAAGATAA